The Cloacibacterium sp. TD35 region CTCATTTTAGGGAAAAAGTATGCCTATTTCAGACGTAGATATTACTAAATTCCTCTAAAATAGGGAGTTATAATAAACAATTTAAGTATATATATTAATAATGTCAGGTATTATTGGTAAAAAAATCGGCATGACATCTTTGTTTAACGAAGAAGGGAAAAACATTCCTTGTACAGTTATTCAAGCTGGTCCATGCGCGGTTTTACAGGTCAGAACCGAAGAAGTTGACGGTTACAAAGCGGTGCAACTAGGTTTCGATGACAAGAGTGAGAAGAACGTATCTAAAGCGTTAGCTGGTCATTTCAAAAAGGCTGGTTCTACGCCAAAGGCGAAAATCGTGGAATTCAGAAATGAATTCGAACACGAAGTGAAAGTAGGAGATCAAATAATCGTAGACATGTTCAACGAAGGTGAATATGTAGACGTAACAGGTACTTCTAAAGGTAAAGGTTTCCAAGGGGTTGTTAAAAGACATAACTTTGGTGGTGTAATGCAAGCTACCCACGGTCAGCACAACAGATTAAGAGCTCCAGGTTCAATCGGTGCGGGTTCTGACCCTTCTAGAGTTTTCAAAGGACTTAGAATGGCTGGTAGAATGGGAGGAAAACAGGTGACTGTTCAAAACCTTCAAGTGTTAAAAGTAGATACAGAACAAAATCTTTTAGTAGTAAAAGGTGCTGTTCCGGGAGCTAAAAATTCTTATGTAATTATCAAGAAATGGAACTAGTAGTATTAAATACATCAGGAAAAGAAACCGGAAGAAAAGTGCAACTAGACGAAGCGATCTTCGGAATTGAGCCAAATCAGCACGCGGTTTACTTAGAAGTGAAACAATACCTTGCTGCTCAAAGACAAGGAACTCATAAGTCTAAAGAAAGAAGCGAAATTAATGCTTCTACTAGAAAACTTAAAAAACAAAAAGGATCTGGTTCGGCTAGATATGGTGATATTAAATCTCCAACTTTCAAAGGTGGGGGTAGAGTATTCGGTCCTAAGCCAAGAGATTACAGATTCAAATTAAATAAAGCATTAAAAAGATTAGCTAAGAAATCTGTTCTTTCTCAAAAAATGAGAGAAAACTCTATTAAAGTATTAGAAGAAGTAACATTTGCTGCTCCTAAAACTAAAGATTTCATCAATGTATTTAATGCATTAGGTTTGGAAGGCAAAAAAGCATTATTCGTGCTTGCTGAAACAAACAAGAACGTATATTTATCTTCAAGAAACTTACCGAAAGTAAAAGTATTAACTTATAATGAGATTTCTTCTTATGATCTAGTTAATGCAGGTGAAGTAGTATTCTTCGAAGGTGCTGTAGAAAAATTTCAAGAAAATTTAAGAAAATAAGTCATGTCAGTTATCATTAAACCAATCATTTCAGAAAAAGCAAACAGCCAATCAGAATTGAGCGGAGTTTATACGTTTTTAGTAGATACTAA contains the following coding sequences:
- the rplC gene encoding 50S ribosomal protein L3 — its product is MSGIIGKKIGMTSLFNEEGKNIPCTVIQAGPCAVLQVRTEEVDGYKAVQLGFDDKSEKNVSKALAGHFKKAGSTPKAKIVEFRNEFEHEVKVGDQIIVDMFNEGEYVDVTGTSKGKGFQGVVKRHNFGGVMQATHGQHNRLRAPGSIGAGSDPSRVFKGLRMAGRMGGKQVTVQNLQVLKVDTEQNLLVVKGAVPGAKNSYVIIKKWN
- the rplD gene encoding 50S ribosomal protein L4: MELVVLNTSGKETGRKVQLDEAIFGIEPNQHAVYLEVKQYLAAQRQGTHKSKERSEINASTRKLKKQKGSGSARYGDIKSPTFKGGGRVFGPKPRDYRFKLNKALKRLAKKSVLSQKMRENSIKVLEEVTFAAPKTKDFINVFNALGLEGKKALFVLAETNKNVYLSSRNLPKVKVLTYNEISSYDLVNAGEVVFFEGAVEKFQENLRK